A genomic region of Limnohabitans curvus contains the following coding sequences:
- a CDS encoding amidohydrolase family protein, translated as MEFQKTPGWMDWYTGPSKPKFKLPAGAVDAHCHVFGPGHEFPYAPERKYTPCDASKAQLYALRDHLGFARNVVVQATCHGADNRAMVDALVSSGGKARGVATVKRSVTDEELQAMHDAGVRGVRFNFVKRLVDFTPKDELLEIAKRVQMYGWHVVIYFEAVDLPELWDFFTALPTNIVVDHMGRPDVTKPVDGPEFELFVKFMREHKNVWSKVTCPERLSVSGPKALNGEQNAYQDVIPFAKRIVDEFPDRVIWGTDWPHPNLKDHMPDDGLLVDFIPHIATTEEQQRKLLVDNPMRLYWPEETF; from the coding sequence ATGGAATTTCAAAAGACCCCCGGCTGGATGGACTGGTACACCGGCCCCAGCAAACCCAAATTCAAATTGCCCGCAGGCGCCGTCGATGCCCACTGCCACGTGTTTGGCCCTGGCCACGAGTTCCCCTACGCACCTGAGCGCAAGTACACCCCGTGCGACGCCTCCAAGGCGCAGCTCTATGCCTTGCGCGACCACCTTGGTTTTGCCCGTAACGTAGTGGTGCAAGCCACCTGCCACGGCGCAGACAACCGCGCCATGGTCGATGCCTTGGTCAGCTCCGGTGGCAAAGCGCGTGGCGTGGCCACCGTCAAACGCAGCGTGACCGACGAAGAGTTGCAAGCCATGCACGACGCAGGCGTGCGCGGCGTGCGTTTTAACTTTGTGAAGCGCTTGGTCGACTTCACACCCAAAGACGAATTGCTTGAAATTGCCAAGCGCGTGCAGATGTACGGCTGGCATGTGGTGATTTATTTTGAAGCGGTCGATTTGCCCGAGTTGTGGGACTTCTTCACCGCCTTGCCCACCAACATCGTGGTCGACCACATGGGCCGCCCCGATGTGACCAAACCTGTGGATGGTCCTGAGTTTGAGTTGTTTGTGAAATTCATGCGCGAGCACAAAAACGTGTGGAGCAAAGTCACTTGCCCCGAGCGTTTGTCAGTCTCTGGCCCTAAGGCTTTGAACGGCGAACAAAATGCGTACCAAGACGTGATTCCCTTTGCCAAGCGCATCGTGGACGAGTTCCCCGATCGCGTGATCTGGGGCACCGATTGGCCGCATCCCAACCTGAAAGACCACATGCCCGATGACGGCTTGTTGGTTGACTTTATCCCGCACATCGCGACCACCGAAGAACAGCAACGCAAGTTGTTGGTGGACAACCCGATGCGCTTGTACTGGCCTGAGGAGACTTTTTAA